One region of Chryseobacterium sp. SORGH_AS_0447 genomic DNA includes:
- a CDS encoding acetyl-CoA hydrolase/transferase family protein, protein MDQYISAEEAIYTIKSGNRVFFHGSACTPNYLIDELARQAHRLDNVEMVSITQQGNVEIAKPEYAGKFFVNSLFVSSPVRDAVNSERGDFVPVFLSEIPILFRKNILPLDVALITVSPPDKHGFCTLGTSVDVARAAVDTAKIIVAIVNPLMPRTHGDGMIHISKINKLVWHEEELPTVDYGSKVGPEEMEVGKNVAELIDDRSTLQMGIGTIPDAVLKCLHNHKDLGIHTEMLSDGVIDLIQNDVINNKYKGYNDNKTITSFCFGTRRLYDYVDDNTVFAFKDVSDVNFPINIMRNKKMVAINSAIEIDLTGQVCADSIGTMQYSGIGGQMDFMRGAALSEDGKPIIAITSRTKRGVSRIVPYLKQGAGVVTTRGHIHHVVTEYGTAYLYGKNLKQRAQELISIAHPDDREMLEKAAYERFKL, encoded by the coding sequence ATGGATCAATACATCAGTGCAGAAGAAGCCATCTATACCATCAAAAGCGGCAACCGGGTCTTTTTTCACGGAAGTGCCTGTACCCCGAATTACTTAATCGACGAACTGGCAAGACAGGCCCATCGTCTGGACAATGTGGAAATGGTTTCCATTACCCAACAGGGAAATGTAGAGATTGCCAAACCGGAATATGCCGGAAAGTTTTTTGTCAATTCCTTATTCGTGTCTTCACCGGTGCGGGATGCCGTTAATTCCGAGCGGGGCGATTTTGTACCGGTTTTCCTGAGCGAAATCCCGATTCTGTTCAGAAAGAATATTCTGCCGCTCGACGTAGCGCTAATCACTGTTTCGCCTCCCGATAAACACGGATTCTGTACCTTGGGAACTTCCGTGGACGTTGCCCGGGCCGCAGTGGATACCGCGAAAATTATTGTAGCGATCGTCAATCCGCTGATGCCGAGAACACATGGCGATGGAATGATCCACATCAGCAAGATCAATAAGCTGGTATGGCATGAAGAAGAGCTCCCGACCGTAGATTACGGCTCCAAAGTGGGACCGGAAGAAATGGAAGTGGGAAAAAACGTAGCGGAACTGATCGATGACCGATCCACCTTACAAATGGGAATCGGAACCATTCCGGATGCCGTGCTGAAATGCCTGCACAATCACAAAGACCTGGGCATCCATACGGAAATGCTGAGCGACGGGGTAATCGATCTGATCCAGAATGATGTGATCAACAACAAATACAAAGGCTACAACGACAATAAGACAATCACCAGCTTCTGCTTTGGCACAAGAAGGCTGTATGATTATGTAGATGACAATACGGTATTTGCCTTTAAGGATGTCAGCGATGTGAACTTCCCGATCAACATCATGCGGAATAAAAAAATGGTCGCCATCAATTCGGCCATCGAAATCGATCTCACCGGTCAGGTGTGCGCCGACTCTATCGGAACGATGCAGTACAGTGGGATCGGCGGACAGATGGATTTTATGAGAGGTGCCGCTCTGAGCGAAGACGGAAAACCGATTATTGCCATAACTTCGAGAACCAAAAGAGGGGTTTCCAGGATTGTCCCTTATCTGAAACAGGGAGCCGGTGTTGTGACGACAAGAGGACACATCCACCATGTCGTTACCGAATACGGAACCGCTTATCTATATGGGAAAAACCTGAAGCAGCGTGCCCAGGAGCTGATCAGCATTGCGCATCCGGATGACCGGGAAATGCTGGAAAAAGCGGCTTACGAACGTTTCAAGCTATAA
- the hppD gene encoding 4-hydroxyphenylpyruvate dioxygenase yields the protein MSTLTFAEKIAQAENFLPINGTDYIEFYVGNAKQAAHYYKTAFGFQSVAYAGPETGVRDRASYVLQQGKIRLVLTTGLKSDSPINEHVKKHGDGVKILALWVDDAYSAFEETTKRGGKPYLEPITLTDEHGEVRMSGIYTYGETVHMFVERKNYNGFFMPGYEKWESAYNPEEAGLLYVDHCVGNVDWDRMVPTVEWYEKVMGFVNILSFDDKQINTEYSALMSKVMSNGNGYAKFPINEPAEGKKKSQVEEYLDFYEGEGVQHIAVATKDIIHTVTELKKRGVEFLSAPPEAYYDMVPERVGHIDEDLKKLQDLGILIDHDEEGYLLQIFTKPVEDRPTLFFEIIERHGAQSFGAGNFKALFEALEREQEKRGNL from the coding sequence ATGTCAACACTTACATTTGCCGAAAAGATTGCTCAGGCAGAGAATTTTTTGCCGATCAACGGTACCGATTATATTGAGTTTTATGTAGGGAATGCCAAGCAGGCCGCGCATTACTACAAGACCGCTTTCGGGTTTCAGTCTGTAGCGTATGCGGGACCTGAGACAGGCGTGAGAGACCGTGCTTCATATGTTCTTCAGCAGGGAAAAATCAGGCTGGTTCTTACTACCGGATTAAAATCGGATTCCCCGATCAACGAGCACGTAAAAAAACACGGTGACGGAGTAAAAATTCTGGCCCTTTGGGTAGACGATGCTTATTCAGCTTTTGAAGAAACCACCAAAAGAGGCGGAAAACCTTATCTTGAGCCTATTACCCTTACCGACGAGCATGGTGAAGTAAGAATGTCCGGAATCTATACCTACGGAGAAACGGTACACATGTTTGTGGAAAGAAAAAATTACAACGGTTTTTTCATGCCGGGCTACGAAAAGTGGGAAAGCGCTTACAATCCTGAGGAAGCCGGACTTTTATATGTTGACCACTGTGTAGGAAACGTAGACTGGGACAGAATGGTTCCTACCGTTGAATGGTACGAGAAAGTAATGGGATTTGTAAACATCCTTTCTTTCGATGACAAGCAGATCAATACCGAATATTCCGCCTTGATGTCTAAAGTAATGTCTAACGGAAACGGATATGCCAAATTCCCGATCAACGAGCCTGCCGAAGGGAAGAAGAAATCTCAGGTAGAAGAATACCTTGATTTTTATGAAGGTGAAGGGGTACAGCATATTGCCGTAGCCACAAAAGACATCATCCACACCGTAACCGAACTGAAAAAACGTGGTGTGGAATTCCTTTCTGCTCCGCCGGAAGCCTATTATGACATGGTTCCTGAAAGAGTGGGCCACATTGATGAAGATCTTAAAAAACTGCAGGACCTTGGAATCCTGATCGACCACGATGAAGAAGGATATCTTCTACAGATTTTCACGAAGCCGGTAGAAGACCGCCCTACCCTATTCTTTGAAATCATCGAAAGACACGGAGCACAGAGCTTTGGTGCAGGTAATTTCAAAGCCCTTTTCGAAGCATTGGAAAGAGAGCAGGAAAAAAGAGGGAATCTTTAA
- the fahA gene encoding fumarylacetoacetase: MKSFVEYAADSDFSIHNIPFGVAVFNKEFIACCTRIGDQVIDLATLYDLAYFEDIEGLEDNIFEAYTLNEFIELGKPVTNAVRAKLQELLQEGSILSKDEKTIEEAFYDLDQVKMMMPVHIPNYTDFYSSIEHATNVGKMFRDPANALLPNWKHLPVGYHGRASSIVVSGTEINRPKGQMKSADADQPVFGPCKQLDFELEMAFIINKNTEMGESISTKEAEDAIFGMVVFNDWSARDIQSWEYVPLGPFLAKNFGSSVSPWVVTLEALEPFRTASPKQDPEVLDYLKFEGDKNYDINLEVYIQPENGDHNLISESNYKHMYWNMTQQLAHHTVNGCNVEVGDMYASGTISGSDPKSFGSMLELTWRGQNPIQLSNGEERKFINDNDTVTMKAWAEKDGIRVGFGEVSGKIIPTK, from the coding sequence ATGAAATCATTTGTAGAATACGCAGCAGATTCAGATTTTTCCATACACAACATTCCTTTCGGGGTAGCCGTGTTCAACAAAGAATTTATCGCCTGCTGTACAAGAATCGGGGATCAAGTAATCGACCTGGCCACTTTATACGACCTTGCTTATTTTGAAGACATCGAGGGTCTTGAGGATAACATCTTTGAAGCTTATACTTTAAATGAATTTATCGAACTGGGAAAACCTGTAACCAACGCGGTACGGGCCAAACTTCAGGAACTTCTTCAGGAAGGCTCCATCCTATCGAAAGATGAAAAGACCATCGAGGAAGCTTTCTACGACCTGGATCAGGTAAAAATGATGATGCCGGTACATATTCCGAATTACACGGATTTTTACAGCAGCATCGAACACGCGACCAACGTAGGAAAAATGTTCAGGGATCCTGCCAATGCTTTATTGCCAAACTGGAAGCACCTTCCGGTTGGATATCACGGAAGAGCATCTTCTATCGTGGTGTCCGGAACGGAAATCAACCGTCCGAAAGGCCAGATGAAGTCTGCCGATGCCGATCAGCCGGTGTTCGGGCCTTGCAAACAATTGGATTTCGAGCTGGAGATGGCTTTTATCATCAATAAAAATACCGAAATGGGAGAAAGTATCTCCACCAAAGAGGCAGAAGATGCCATCTTCGGAATGGTGGTTTTCAACGACTGGTCCGCAAGGGACATCCAGTCTTGGGAATATGTTCCGCTTGGACCATTTTTGGCTAAAAACTTCGGTTCGTCTGTTTCTCCGTGGGTGGTTACCCTGGAAGCCTTGGAACCTTTCAGAACCGCTTCCCCAAAACAGGATCCTGAAGTACTGGACTACCTGAAATTCGAAGGCGATAAAAATTATGACATCAACCTTGAAGTGTATATTCAGCCTGAAAACGGTGATCACAACCTGATCTCCGAAAGCAACTACAAACACATGTACTGGAATATGACCCAGCAGCTGGCGCACCACACGGTAAACGGCTGCAACGTTGAAGTCGGTGATATGTATGCCAGCGGAACCATTTCCGGAAGCGATCCTAAATCCTTCGGTTCCATGCTTGAGCTTACCTGGAGAGGCCAGAACCCAATTCAGCTAAGCAACGGGGAAGAAAGGAAATTCATCAACGACAACGATACCGTAACCATGAAAGCCTGGGCTGAAAAAGACGGCATCAGAGTAGGCTTCGGTGAAGTTTCGGGTAAAATCATCCCAACTAAATAA
- a CDS encoding GxxExxY protein: protein MKKLTKKYVNELTYKIIGACIEVHKIAGSGLYEYAYHKCLEREFQVLGIKYESELEIPLIYKDVKIDCTVKCDFLIENAIVLEIKSVAEMNKIHKAQVINYMNLLKVPKSILINFNVYNLYNEGTETFVSKIFEALE from the coding sequence ATGAAGAAGCTTACGAAAAAGTATGTTAATGAACTTACCTATAAGATAATTGGTGCTTGTATAGAAGTTCATAAAATTGCAGGCTCCGGTCTTTATGAATATGCTTACCATAAATGCCTGGAAAGAGAATTTCAGGTATTAGGTATAAAGTATGAAAGTGAACTTGAGATTCCTCTCATTTATAAAGATGTAAAGATTGACTGTACGGTAAAATGTGATTTTTTAATCGAAAATGCGATTGTTCTGGAAATAAAATCTGTTGCAGAAATGAATAAGATTCACAAAGCACAGGTCATTAATTATATGAATCTCTTGAAAGTTCCAAAGTCGATATTGATAAACTTTAATGTTTATAATCTTTATAATGAAGGGACAGAGACATTTGTAAGCAAAATTTTCGAAGCACTCGAATAA
- a CDS encoding flavin reductase family protein: protein MKTLIPSEIPSVQLQTVMQTAISPRPIALASTVDQDGNSNLSPFSFFNMFSTVPPVLIFSPSRRVRDNTTKHTLENVLEVPEVVIGTVNFPIVQQISLASTEYGDGVNEFIKSGLTMKDADLVKPKLIEECPVNFECKVLEVKSLGDQGGAGNLVICEVQKIHIREEYLDENGNLDQAKLDMVARLGSNWYSRNNENNLFEVPKPLVTKGIGFDQLPEAIRYSRIFTGNDLGMLANVEVLPAGAYHSNEDIHREAQKWLLESKIEEAWKMLTK from the coding sequence ATGAAAACACTCATCCCATCAGAAATACCTTCCGTACAGCTACAAACGGTCATGCAAACGGCCATTTCGCCACGGCCGATTGCGCTGGCTTCGACGGTTGATCAAGACGGAAACAGCAATTTATCGCCGTTCAGCTTTTTTAATATGTTCAGTACGGTGCCGCCTGTACTTATTTTCTCTCCATCCAGAAGGGTAAGGGACAATACCACCAAACACACTCTTGAGAATGTGCTGGAAGTTCCGGAAGTGGTGATTGGAACCGTAAATTTCCCGATCGTGCAGCAGATTTCGCTGGCTTCCACGGAATATGGCGACGGCGTCAATGAATTTATTAAATCCGGCCTTACGATGAAAGATGCCGATCTGGTAAAGCCTAAGCTGATAGAAGAATGTCCGGTGAACTTTGAATGTAAAGTTTTAGAGGTAAAATCTTTGGGCGATCAGGGCGGTGCCGGAAACCTGGTGATCTGTGAAGTGCAGAAAATCCATATCCGGGAAGAATATCTGGATGAAAATGGAAATCTCGATCAGGCGAAGCTGGATATGGTGGCCCGGTTAGGAAGCAACTGGTACTCAAGAAACAATGAAAACAATCTGTTCGAAGTCCCGAAACCATTGGTTACCAAAGGCATCGGTTTTGATCAGCTTCCGGAAGCTATCCGGTACAGCCGCATTTTTACCGGAAATGATCTGGGTATGTTGGCCAATGTAGAAGTTTTGCCTGCAGGAGCCTATCATTCCAATGAAGATATTCATCGTGAAGCTCAAAAATGGTTACTGGAAAGTAAAATTGAAGAGGCCTGGAAGATGTTGACTAAATAA
- a CDS encoding S9 family peptidase, with amino-acid sequence MGIIKEKNIVISNPKTRDFLGDAFYPAEGRKMPLVIFVHGYKGYKDWGAWNLMAEKFAEAGFFFVKFNFSHNGTTVIDPLNFSDLESFGNNNYSKELSDLGAVIDYFAGNDKVDADKITLIGHSRGGGISIIKTYEDERIHGLITLAGVDNLDRFPKNEAFENWKRAGVYYVLNGRTKQEMPHYYQFYEDYEKDVHRFDVERATEMAKAYFLIIHGTDDESVSVKNAEHLHLLHPNSELYLIENANHTFGAKEPWEERELPEDLNAAVEKCIAFINDKLEFM; translated from the coding sequence ATGGGAATTATAAAAGAGAAGAATATTGTGATTTCAAATCCGAAAACCCGGGACTTCCTGGGAGATGCATTTTATCCTGCAGAAGGAAGAAAAATGCCGTTAGTAATCTTTGTGCATGGCTATAAAGGCTATAAAGACTGGGGTGCATGGAACCTGATGGCGGAAAAGTTTGCAGAAGCAGGATTTTTCTTTGTGAAATTTAATTTTTCCCATAACGGTACTACGGTTATTGATCCGCTTAATTTCAGTGATCTCGAATCTTTTGGAAACAATAACTATTCAAAAGAACTTTCCGATCTAGGGGCTGTCATCGATTATTTTGCAGGAAATGATAAGGTCGATGCCGATAAAATTACCCTGATCGGCCACAGCAGGGGTGGAGGGATTTCCATTATCAAAACCTACGAAGATGAAAGAATCCATGGACTGATTACGCTGGCCGGTGTGGACAACCTGGACCGTTTTCCAAAAAATGAAGCTTTTGAAAACTGGAAAAGAGCAGGCGTATATTATGTATTGAATGGGAGAACAAAGCAGGAAATGCCGCATTATTACCAGTTTTATGAAGATTACGAAAAAGATGTACACCGTTTTGATGTGGAGCGGGCCACTGAAATGGCAAAAGCCTATTTTTTAATCATCCACGGAACCGATGATGAAAGTGTGTCAGTAAAAAACGCAGAGCACCTGCATCTGCTGCACCCGAATTCCGAATTGTATTTAATAGAAAATGCCAATCATACTTTCGGAGCCAAGGAACCTTGGGAAGAAAGAGAACTTCCGGAGGATTTGAATGCCGCAGTCGAGAAGTGTATTGCATTTATAAATGATAAGTTAGAGTTTATGTAA
- a CDS encoding HipA family kinase, translating to MLDLRTVTVMRYILPLREGGSLPALAEADDDFKYVLKFRGAGHGVKMLISELLGGKITEALGLKIPELVFVNLDVDFGRTEADEEIQDLLKNSEGLNLGLHYLSESITYDPSISVDPLLASKIVWLDAFITNIDRTFKNTNMLMWHKELWIIDNGASFYFHHSWQNFDTAAKTPFKYVKDHVLLPQAAQLDEADKFAKEILNENIFREITNLIPQDWLHWDDAEESPDEIREVYFNFLKTRLEHSEIFLKEAKNARG from the coding sequence ATGTTGGATTTAAGAACGGTAACGGTAATGCGTTACATTCTGCCCCTGCGTGAAGGAGGTTCTCTTCCTGCTCTGGCAGAAGCTGATGATGATTTTAAGTATGTTCTGAAATTCCGTGGCGCAGGTCACGGGGTAAAAATGCTGATCTCCGAATTGTTGGGTGGAAAAATTACCGAAGCACTGGGGTTGAAGATTCCGGAGCTGGTTTTTGTTAACCTGGATGTGGATTTTGGCAGAACGGAAGCCGATGAGGAAATTCAGGATCTGCTGAAGAATTCTGAAGGACTGAATCTGGGCCTGCACTATCTTTCGGAATCCATTACCTACGATCCAAGCATATCTGTAGACCCGCTCCTGGCTTCAAAAATTGTCTGGCTGGATGCCTTTATTACCAATATAGACCGTACATTTAAGAATACGAATATGCTGATGTGGCATAAAGAATTGTGGATCATTGACAACGGGGCATCTTTCTACTTCCACCATTCCTGGCAGAATTTTGATACAGCAGCAAAAACCCCCTTCAAATACGTAAAAGATCATGTCCTGCTGCCCCAGGCCGCTCAACTTGATGAAGCCGACAAATTTGCAAAAGAAATTTTGAATGAAAATATTTTCAGGGAAATTACAAACCTGATTCCACAAGACTGGCTGCATTGGGATGATGCCGAAGAAAGCCCGGACGAAATCCGTGAGGTCTATTTCAACTTTCTGAAAACAAGACTGGAACATTCTGAAATCTTTTTAAAAGAAGCCAAAAATGCAAGAGGATAA
- a CDS encoding DUF3037 domain-containing protein — protein MQEDKIYEYAVIRLVPKVEREEFFNIGLVLFSKKEKFIKVEFYLCPDKFRLMRSKLDYEDVIQNLESFKKIAEGKKDGGPIAQLEIPDRFRWLTAVRSSSIQTSRPHPGKSRDLEKTFEKLFQELIL, from the coding sequence ATGCAAGAGGATAAAATTTACGAATACGCGGTTATACGTCTGGTTCCCAAAGTGGAGAGAGAAGAATTTTTCAACATTGGGCTGGTCTTGTTTTCCAAAAAAGAAAAATTCATTAAGGTGGAATTTTACCTGTGTCCCGATAAATTCAGGCTGATGAGAAGCAAGCTGGACTATGAGGACGTGATCCAAAACCTGGAAAGCTTTAAAAAAATTGCGGAAGGAAAAAAGGACGGAGGACCAATTGCCCAACTCGAAATCCCGGACCGGTTCCGGTGGCTGACGGCCGTCAGAAGCTCTTCAATACAGACTTCAAGACCTCATCCCGGAAAATCCAGAGACCTGGAAAAAACTTTTGAAAAGCTCTTTCAGGAACTGATTTTGTAA
- a CDS encoding alpha/beta hydrolase codes for MKQFQQSIMYRFSLNLFFIFILSSFTFGFSQEIIEKKLPPSTLLPEKTALLSNIVYKNNSIGKPVALDLYRPKKQTSEKLPVVIYVHGGAWAKGDKMVRADNYIERFILKLVEKNYAVISIDYTLVSESVHFPLPIEDTKDAVRWVRKNTETYNFDPDNIGFFGVSSGAHLSLLAAYTSDNEFKGSPELSPYSSKVNYVVDNFGPTDLNKLLHTRLGKVPVAIVGLFFKPIVEIRKNLVYGISGYDINDEKRKAIDYLETVSPINDTENGIPTFILHGNKDKVAPLKHSKKLTRKLKKQNIEATLVVVKDGIHGFGTTDKAYMDQLNNEMIQFIEKHKK; via the coding sequence ATGAAACAATTTCAGCAAAGTATAATGTACAGGTTTTCTTTAAACCTGTTTTTTATTTTTATCCTATCGTCATTTACCTTTGGATTTTCTCAGGAAATTATTGAAAAAAAGCTTCCTCCCAGCACGCTTCTTCCTGAAAAAACAGCACTACTTTCAAATATCGTTTACAAGAACAACAGTATCGGCAAGCCGGTCGCCCTGGATCTCTACAGACCGAAAAAGCAGACATCGGAAAAGCTTCCGGTAGTCATTTATGTTCATGGCGGTGCCTGGGCAAAAGGGGATAAAATGGTAAGGGCAGACAACTATATTGAAAGATTTATTTTAAAGCTTGTGGAAAAAAATTATGCGGTGATCAGTATCGACTATACGTTGGTTAGTGAATCGGTACATTTTCCGTTGCCTATTGAGGATACAAAAGATGCCGTGCGATGGGTAAGGAAAAATACAGAGACTTATAATTTTGACCCGGACAACATCGGGTTTTTCGGAGTATCTTCGGGAGCACATCTTTCATTGCTGGCAGCTTATACATCTGACAATGAATTTAAAGGCAGCCCGGAGCTGTCTCCTTATTCATCAAAGGTAAATTATGTCGTTGATAATTTCGGACCGACAGATTTAAATAAATTACTACATACCCGGTTGGGTAAAGTGCCGGTTGCTATTGTGGGACTATTCTTCAAGCCAATTGTTGAAATCCGAAAGAATCTGGTGTACGGAATTTCAGGATATGATATTAACGATGAAAAAAGAAAAGCAATCGATTATCTGGAAACCGTTTCGCCCATCAATGATACTGAAAACGGCATTCCTACTTTTATTCTTCATGGCAATAAAGATAAAGTAGCTCCTCTGAAACATTCGAAAAAACTGACCCGAAAGCTGAAGAAACAAAATATTGAAGCGACATTGGTTGTCGTAAAAGACGGCATCCATGGTTTTGGGACTACCGATAAGGCCTACATGGACCAGCTCAACAATGAAATGATCCAATTTATAGAGAAACATAAAAAGTAA
- a CDS encoding serine hydrolase: MNIKNLLSVFVLCTVTLSCSTGDSGESPETDGSPSSSEAMYFPPSGNDTWETKSLSSLGWHQNKVQDLLNYLEAKHSKSFIILQNGRIVMENYFSGHTSSTPWYWASAGKTLTSTVTGIAEQEGFLNINNKVSAYIGTGWTIAPLAKENLITCRNLLTMTSGLDDSLGDDVSPANLKYKADAGTRWAYHNVYVKLQDVVAAATGQTWPQYFNTKLRDKIGMTGNWIQNGDNSVYWSNTRSMARFGLMALNNGSWNGTPIINSAYFQNAVSTSQNINLAYGYLWSLNGKTSYHLPQSQYQFSGKLIPSAPDDMFCALGKNDQKIYVVPGKKIVVIRMGDAADNVNLALSDFDDVLWQKINAVIN, from the coding sequence ATGAATATAAAAAATCTACTTTCAGTTTTTGTGCTTTGTACAGTAACACTTTCATGCAGCACAGGAGATTCCGGAGAGAGTCCTGAGACAGACGGATCACCTTCATCTTCGGAAGCAATGTACTTTCCACCGTCAGGAAACGATACCTGGGAAACAAAATCTCTATCCTCCTTAGGATGGCATCAGAATAAAGTCCAGGACCTGCTGAACTATCTTGAGGCTAAACATTCCAAAAGCTTTATAATCCTTCAAAACGGAAGAATCGTCATGGAAAATTATTTCTCTGGGCATACTTCCTCAACTCCATGGTATTGGGCAAGCGCAGGAAAAACCCTGACTTCCACGGTCACCGGAATTGCTGAGCAGGAAGGTTTTTTAAATATCAACAATAAGGTTTCCGCTTACATTGGAACGGGATGGACTATTGCGCCTCTGGCAAAAGAAAACCTGATCACTTGCCGGAACCTGCTGACCATGACTTCCGGACTGGACGACAGTCTGGGGGACGATGTAAGTCCGGCCAATTTAAAGTACAAAGCCGACGCCGGCACTAGATGGGCCTATCACAATGTGTATGTGAAGCTTCAGGATGTGGTGGCAGCAGCTACCGGACAGACGTGGCCTCAATATTTTAATACCAAGCTAAGGGATAAGATCGGGATGACGGGAAACTGGATCCAGAATGGAGACAACAGTGTCTATTGGAGCAATACGAGAAGCATGGCCCGTTTCGGACTGATGGCTTTAAACAACGGCAGCTGGAACGGCACGCCCATCATCAATTCCGCCTACTTTCAAAATGCCGTGAGTACTTCCCAGAATATAAATCTTGCTTACGGCTATTTATGGTCGCTGAACGGCAAAACCAGCTATCACCTTCCACAATCCCAATACCAGTTCAGCGGAAAGCTGATCCCAAGTGCGCCGGATGATATGTTTTGCGCCTTAGGGAAAAATGATCAGAAAATATATGTGGTTCCGGGCAAAAAGATCGTGGTCATCAGGATGGGTGATGCGGCAGATAATGTAAATCTGGCACTTTCGGATTTTGACGACGTACTCTGGCAGAAAATAAATGCCGTCATCAATTAA